A single genomic interval of bacterium harbors:
- the glmS gene encoding glutamine--fructose-6-phosphate transaminase (isomerizing): protein MCSIVGYISSKPVKQYMLDGLARLEYRGYDSAGIAVVDPDSTNIRCIKVVGGVQHLMAAVNEPTFNGYLGIGHTRWATHGKQTIANAHPHFDCTRTVSVVHNGIFENYVSIKAHLIGLHHTFISETDTEVIAHFLEERLLQSIDPLMAIHELVKTFEGRYALVIVFKQVLGRIFFVRKGSPLSVGFDECGSCIASDMLAFHETVSRYTIVPDNVFGFCDDSTVTFIDFSGHPVFSVEKKLSKFCGSVSTEGFEHFMLKEIHEQPIAIARTVEYLRTFDLQSDFLPDTMKEIPSRMSLLGCGGSWHAAAIGKFFFEEVAHIPTTVHLASEFRYSYFFPDAQSVYLFLSQSGETADTLEALRLVNQHELATLGIANVASSALVRQTHFCFLTQAGPEIAVASTKAFSTQLVVLYWLAHYLALKKGLMSQPKFAAVFEKLLFAGSVLERAIQKYTMLIKNTYAPWYAGYKHMICLGKHISYPFALEAALKLKEITYIFAQAYPAGELKHGPLALVDQHVPILVFSVLDPVAYKKLINSVHEAKARDAHIVAFGFVGQHELQALADVWMEVETVDPLLAPLAHVGLMQYFVYEIARHLERPIDKPRNLAKSVTVE from the coding sequence GTGTGTAGCATTGTAGGTTATATAAGTTCAAAGCCCGTCAAGCAGTATATGCTTGACGGGCTTGCTCGTCTTGAATACCGTGGGTACGACTCTGCTGGCATTGCTGTTGTTGATCCAGACAGTACCAATATACGATGTATAAAAGTTGTTGGTGGCGTACAACATCTTATGGCAGCGGTTAATGAACCAACCTTCAACGGATATTTGGGCATTGGGCATACCCGTTGGGCTACACATGGAAAACAGACTATTGCTAACGCTCATCCTCACTTTGACTGCACCCGTACCGTTTCTGTAGTACATAATGGTATTTTTGAGAACTATGTTTCGATCAAAGCGCACCTTATTGGACTGCACCATACCTTTATTTCAGAGACTGACACCGAAGTTATTGCACATTTTTTAGAAGAAAGATTATTGCAGTCTATTGATCCTCTGATGGCCATTCATGAACTGGTAAAAACTTTTGAAGGGCGTTATGCACTTGTGATTGTTTTCAAACAGGTGCTTGGCCGTATCTTTTTTGTGCGCAAAGGATCACCTTTGTCCGTTGGATTTGATGAATGCGGTTCATGTATTGCATCAGATATGCTTGCGTTCCATGAAACCGTCTCACGCTATACGATTGTGCCAGATAATGTCTTTGGATTCTGTGATGACTCAACCGTTACGTTTATAGATTTTTCAGGTCATCCGGTGTTTTCTGTTGAAAAAAAGCTTTCAAAATTCTGCGGTTCAGTTTCAACTGAAGGTTTTGAACATTTCATGCTTAAAGAGATACATGAACAGCCAATTGCTATTGCTCGAACTGTTGAATATTTACGAACGTTCGACCTGCAATCCGATTTTTTACCAGATACTATGAAAGAGATTCCTAGTCGTATGTCTTTGCTTGGTTGTGGTGGTTCGTGGCATGCGGCGGCGATTGGCAAGTTTTTCTTTGAAGAGGTCGCACATATTCCAACAACGGTACATCTAGCCTCAGAGTTCCGCTATTCTTATTTTTTTCCTGATGCACAGTCTGTCTATCTGTTTCTTTCACAGTCTGGCGAAACTGCCGATACGTTGGAGGCTTTGCGACTGGTCAATCAGCACGAACTTGCTACACTTGGCATTGCAAATGTTGCTTCAAGCGCATTAGTCCGCCAGACACATTTCTGTTTTTTGACGCAGGCCGGCCCTGAAATTGCCGTTGCTTCAACAAAAGCATTTTCAACACAGTTAGTTGTGCTTTACTGGCTTGCTCATTACCTTGCTTTAAAAAAGGGGTTGATGAGTCAACCTAAGTTTGCAGCTGTTTTTGAAAAACTTCTTTTTGCTGGCAGTGTGTTGGAGCGAGCAATACAAAAATATACGATGCTTATTAAAAATACCTATGCGCCTTGGTATGCCGGGTATAAACATATGATATGTTTGGGAAAGCATATCAGTTATCCCTTTGCGCTCGAGGCGGCATTAAAATTAAAAGAGATTACTTACATTTTTGCTCAAGCGTATCCGGCAGGAGAGCTGAAACATGGTCCGTTAGCTTTGGTTGATCAGCATGTGCCGATCCTGGTTTTTTCAGTGCTTGACCCGGTGGCATACAAAAAACTGATCAATAGTGTGCACGAAGCAAAGGCCCGTGATGCGCATATTGTTGCATTTGGCTTTGTAGGGCAGCATGAGCTGCAGGCTTTGGCGGATGTATGGATGGAAGTTGAGACGGTTGATCCGCTGCTGGCTCCTCTGGCCCACGTTGGCTTAATGCAGTATTTTGTCTATGAAATCGCTCGCCATTTAGAGCGACCGATTGACAAACCACGCAATCTGGCAAAATCGGTGACGGTTGAATAA